One Ctenopharyngodon idella isolate HZGC_01 chromosome 9, HZGC01, whole genome shotgun sequence DNA window includes the following coding sequences:
- the LOC127519142 gene encoding hepatocyte cell adhesion molecule-like, translating into QDIYLLLLDIYLFENLNLLVFVLHVFGDSDELKSVKEGDSVTLNSGLTEIQTDDLITWTFGTDRSLMARITSTRATKGILDGPDGEFGDRLKLDHQTGSLTITNIRTTDSGFYELTINNSISETKYRFSVTVYARLPVPVISRDCSSSSSSCSLVCSAVSVSHVTLSWYKGNSVLYSINAYDLSISLFLSLEVEYQDKNTYSCVINNPISYQMKYLDISELCQPCPAVTAPDPQTPLHPTLYLTALPPSRPPVSASLEMVLISAAAAGSLLIVVVIGTLCICRKHRDAGQVNLQLSRL; encoded by the exons CAAGATATTTACTTATTATTACTAGatatttacttatttgaaaatctTAATCTTCTTGTGTTTGTTCTTCATGTGTTTGGTGATTCAGATGAACTGAAGTCAGTGaaggagggagattcagtcactctaaacTCTGGTCTTACTGAAATACAGACAGATGATCTGATAACATGGACATTTGGAACTGACAGGTCTCTCATGGCTAGAATCACCAGTACAAGAGCAACCAAAGGAATACTTGATGGTCCTGATGGGGAATTtggagacagactgaagctggatcatcagactggatctctgaccatcacaaacatcagaACCACAGACTCTGGGTTTTATGAACTGACCATCAACAACAGCATCTCAGAGACTAAATACAGATTCAGTGTTACTGTCTATG ctcgtctgcctgttcctgtcatcagcagagactgttcttcatcatcatcatcatgttcattggtgtgttcagctgtgagtgtgagtcatgtgactctctcctggtacaaaggaaacagtgtATTGTATAGCATCAATGCATatgatctcagcatcagtctcttTCTAAgtctggaggtggaatatcaggataaaaacacctacagctgtgtgatCAACAATCCCATCAGCTACCAAATGAAATACCTGGACATCAGTGAGCTCTGTCAACCATGTCCAG CTGTTACAGCACCAGACCCACAGACTCCATTACATCCCACTTTATATCTTACTGCACTTCCTCCTTCACGTCCTCCAGTCTCAGCATCTCTGGAAATGGTGCtgatttctgctgctgccgctggATCTCTGCTGATTGTGGTTGTAATTGGGACGTTGTGTATCTGCAGGAAACACAGAGATGCAGGTCAAGTGAATCTACAGCTCTCACGTCTGTAA